AGACTTTAAGTTTTGCATTGGTTTGAACACGCTGTGATGCCaaagtcatttttttttattggcaGGTGCTTTACTGGCTCTCTGGCCTCACCTGCACTGACGAGAACTTCATCATCAAGTCAGGAGCTCAACGTGCTGCTTCCACTCGCGGCATTGCTCTTGTTGTCCCAGATACTTCTCCAAGTTAGCCACTGTCTATAATGTCTTTGCGTTTTGTAcatgatttttattataaccTATCTTCCCTGATGGTTTTGATATTTGTAGGAGGATTAAATATTGAAGGGGAAGCAGACAGCTACGACTTCGGTGTAGGTATGCTGTGCAACGTTACATGCCTCTAGTTTACATTCCGACACAGTTTTTGTTCTGACTATGTTGTAGCTTTGAACTTATTGGTTGGATTTTGATAGTTAGTATTCAGGTTTTGCAatgaagtttttttctttccttaccTGTTTAGGAGCTGGATTTTACCTCAATGCTACTCAGGAGAAGTGGAAGAACTGGCGTATGTATGACTATATTGTCAAAGAGTTGCCGAAACTCCTGAGTGGTAACTTTACTCAGCTTGACACAACAAGGGCATCTATCTCTGGACACTCCATGGGTGGGCATGGAGCTCTTACTATTTACCTGAAGAACCTCGATAAGTATAAGGTATTATTTTTCTGTATTGCTTGTGGCACTCCAATGTTGAATGCAATGCTTTGAACTTGGAAATTTGGAATGGGTGTGTGGATAATATGTTTCAGCATAAGATTTTTTTACTCGTTGATCATTTACTAAAAAGTGTATGTGCGTATGTGTGGCATTTTTCAGTCTGTGTCAGCATTTGCACCAATTGCCAATCCCATAAACTGCCAGTGGGGACAGAAAGCATTCACCAATTATCTAGGTGACAACAAGGCTGCTTGGGAGGTAATATAACCTTACTAGATTTGATTCTGTATGCATATAGCCGCCAAACTATATTGATTTCATTCTCTGCGTTTCTCTGAATCTCAGGAATACGATGCCACTTGTCTTATTTCAAAGTTCAACAATCTGTCTGCCACAATTCTTATTGATCAGGTATATACCCTATCACAGCATGGTCTTCTATGTCTTCACTTGCTGCTTATGAACACGCATGAGTAGTGTATTCATCTCCATGTGTCCTAAAACACTGTTTTGTTAAATGCAGGGAGAAAACGACcagttcttccctgatcagttATTGCCAAACAAGTTTGAAGAGGCTTGCAAGAAAGTGAATGCGCCGCTCTTACTGCGTCTGCACCCAGGATACGACCACTCCTACTACTTTATTGCAACCTTCATCGAAGACCACATCACTCACCATTCTCAAGCTCTTAAGCTGTAGCTCACTCCAGTTGCTCGATATCATCATCCAGCATTGGCTTTGTCCACatattaatatcaataaaaGGAAGTGGACTTGTTATGTTTTGTGTTCAATAACTGTTTTGTGAGGTGTGTTTGTCTTCTATAATAAAAAGATCTTCAGTTCCATGATATTGGACCATTATAAGAGTCGAACATCATACATAGCCTTCCTCATTTACAATGGCACAAAACAGAGATAGATATGTATAACCCTACTTAGTTACTAGAGCATCATACCTAGCTGATTGCtttacaaaagaaagaaacaaaaaataagaatttatcACTCTCTTGCTGTCTAGCTGAGCCGTTTAGAATGAACACTGGAAACTTTTACGTTTGTGATTTACAGGTTGGTGGCCTCTGCATGATAGCCTCTTTGGCTTAGAAAAGTTGGATGGGAGATAACTGTGTTGCCTTTTGGAAAATTCTGTGACCAGGTGCTAGAATTGCCAGAGGGTCATACGTATGTTTCCTCTTTGCAAACGTTTCCCATCTGTTTCCAAAGTGTGATCTCCACTCTCTTTGTGTCTCGTAATGGGGCAAGTACTGCTTCACGTTGATGTTTGTTGCTGAGCAGAAGTTAAGCACTCTTTGGTTTTGTCTCAAAAGGTACTCAAGTTACTTGTCCCTGAGTTAGGATTTGGCACTGCAGAGGGTAGAAAGGCCACGAGGTAGAAGATATCTTCATCTGGAGTTATCAAAGATGTATGCTTATTCCATCTGCAACACACAAGAAAAGTGTtggtaaatttatttattttccagaATCATTGGAAGAATATGCTCACTTACTTAGATTGATTCACTGGATAGATAAGGATAGGACCGTTGTTGT
The window above is part of the Brassica napus cultivar Da-Ae chromosome C3, Da-Ae, whole genome shotgun sequence genome. Proteins encoded here:
- the LOC106352801 gene encoding S-formylglutathione hydrolase, yielding MESGLSEIGSTKMFDGFNKRYKHYSETLGCSMTFSIYFPPSASSSRRSPVLYWLSGLTCTDENFIIKSGAQRAASTRGIALVVPDTSPRGLNIEGEADSYDFGVGAGFYLNATQEKWKNWRMYDYIVKELPKLLSGNFTQLDTTRASISGHSMGGHGALTIYLKNLDKYKSVSAFAPIANPINCQWGQKAFTNYLGDNKAAWEEYDATCLISKFNNLSATILIDQGENDQFFPDQLLPNKFEEACKKVNAPLLLRLHPGYDHSYYFIATFIEDHITHHSQALKL